The proteins below are encoded in one region of Toxoplasma gondii ME49 chromosome IV, whole genome shotgun sequence:
- a CDS encoding 2-oxo acid dehydrogenases acyltransferase (catalytic domain) domain-containing protein (encoded by transcript TGME49_319920), with protein MLATRRVFSASPRLVCARAGIAQAFVPRPLAPLTRLGAGCLPQRQLELNNAPLVLPGKRCLLTVSRPALAVKTFKLADIGEGIAQVELLKWHKGVGDHVEEMDELCEVQSDKAAVEITSRFTGTIVKLHQKEGMMVRIGAPLMDIDVEAGEDHAEEEEPETKERPAPVSEPAAASPSVGAEASSTTFSASPATRRFAKEKGVDLARVKGSGRNGLITKEDVLKFLESSQVAAPAAQSPPPAPAQGLQNAVCSEARNSTQSGVQTEDRSSTMSCLTSPGSLGAAGVSADQATVSSDAGTSPDEPLVSSLSGCTQGGTCEEKTPVSFAGSGKQAKKQKGLLSGTSVTSDVSGASAAESKSNVASPGPGVRTPEVTSGAPAGATDASVFPFSHGADVSSIPGGFASTGSFAGSPNAQPRAAPVVPQRPQRETTQVQLMGFSRAMVKSMNETVKVPQLNIGDEYDITELTKMRETLVAHTAKKYNCRPTITAFLIKAVSLALDETPILNSKFNAATGDSYTQFGSHNISVAIDTPNGLVVPNIKNVQDLNVLEIQAELHRLQELATANKLSPADLQGGTISISNVGVISGTYVHALLFDGQACIIGVGQARDLPRFVGKSGQAFDEDLVERRRIMTCAFTADHRHCDGATVARFNKRVKELLENPAMMLLHLR; from the exons ATGTTAGCCACCcgccgcgttttctctgcgtcgccgcgTCTTGTATGCGCGCGCGCGGGAATCGCCCAGGCTTTCGTTCCAcgtcctctcgctcctctcaCTCGTCTCGGCGCAGGGTGTCTGCCTCAGAGGCAGCTTGAACTGAACAACGcgcctctcgttcttccagGAAAA AGATGCCTCCTGACGGTCTCGCGACCTGCTCTGGCCGTGAAGACCTTCAAACTCGCCGACATTGGCGAAG GTATTGCTCAAGTAGAGCTGCTCAAGTGGCACAAGGGAGTCGGCGACCATGTCGAAGAA aTGGACGAGCTCTGTGAAGTCCAGTCGGACAAAGCGGCGGTGGAAATCACGAGTCGCTTCACCGGGACGATTGTCAAGCTACACCAGAAGGAGGGCATGATGGTCCGAATAGGAGCTCCTCTGATGGACATCGACGTCGAGGCTGGCGAAGAtcatgcagaggaagaagaacctGAAACGAAGGAACGGCCGGCACCCGTCTCCGAACCG GCAGCCGCCTCGCCGAGCGTTGGAGCTGAAGCGTCGAGCACTacgttctctgcgtctccagctACGCGCCGATttgcgaaagagaagggcgTGGACTTGGCGCGCGTAAAAGGCTCCGGGAGAAACGGACTTATTACCAAGGAAGACGTTCTCAAGTTCTTGGAGTCGTCGCAAGTTGCTGCTCCGGCTGCACAGAGTCCGCCACCTGCTCCTGCTCAAGGTCTGCAGAACGCTGTTTGTTCGGAAGCGCGAAACTCAACACAGTCAGGAGTCCAAACGGAGGATCGGTCATCCACCATGTCGTGTCTCACTTCTCCAGGGTCTCTCGGGGCGGCAGGAGTTTCTGCAGACCAAGCTACTGTCTCCTCTGATGCTGGAACCTCTCCGGACGAACcacttgtctcctctctctctggatgTACACAAGGTGGAACCTGTGAAGAGAAGACTCCCGTCTCCTTTGCTGGCTCTGGGAAGCaggcgaaaaaacagaaaggacTCCTGAGTGGAACCTCTGTGACGAGCGACGTTTCGGGTGCATCCGCAGCTGAGTCGAAGTCGAATGTCGCGTCTCCGGGACctggtgtacgtacacctgaagTTACCAGTGGAGCTCCGGCGGGGGCAACAGACGCGTctgtttttccgttttctcatGGCGCGGATGTCAGTTCCATTCCCGGTGGTTTCGCCTCTACAGGTTCCTTCGCAGGTTCGCCCAACGCTCAGCCTCGCGCAGCACCTGTTGTTCCGCAGCGTccgcagcgagagacgacgcaAGTCCAGCTAATGGGATTCTCTCGAGCGATGGTCAAG tcGATGAACGAAACCGTGAAGGTGCCGCAGCTGAACATCGGTGACGAGTACGACATAACCGAGTTGACGAAAATGAGGGAAACCTTGGTCGCTCACACTGCAAAGAAATACAACTGCAGACCCACGATCACGGCCTTCCTCATCAAAGCCGTCAGCCTCGCTCTCGACGAAACGCCTATCTTGAACTCCAAGTTCAATGCAGCCACCGGAGACTCC tACACCCAGTTCGGCTCGCACAACATTTCCGTTGCCATCGACACACCGAACGGTCTGGTCGTCCCCAACATCAAGAATGTCCAAGACTTGAACGTCCTCGAAATCCAAGCTGAACTTCACCGTCTGCAAGAGCTC GCGACGGCGAACAAGTTGTCGCCGGCAGATCTTCAGGGAGGAACCATCAGCATTTCGAACGTAGGAGTGATCAGTGGAACGtacgtgcatgcgctcctcTTCGACGGACAAGCATGCATCATCGGCGTCGGCCAGGCTCGCGACTTGCCGCGCTTCGTCGGGAAAAGCGGACAAGCGTTTGATGAAGACTTGgttgaaagaagaagaatcaTGACCTGCGCCTTCACCGCCGACCACCGACACTGCGACGGCGCAACTGTCGCCAGGTTCAACAAAAG GGTGAAGGAGTTGCTGGAGAATCCGGCAATGATGCTGCTTCATCTCCGATAA